The window GCCTCGATTCCGAGCTGCCCTGAACCGGCGAAGAGGTCAAGCACCCGCCTGCCCTCCAATTCGAAATGCAGTTTTGAAAAAACCGCTTCCTTGACCCGTTCTATGGTGGGCTGCATCTCGGGTTCTTCGGTGCTTTTCAACGGTTTGCGCTTTGCGCTTCCGGCGATTACGCGCATACGTTCCCCACCCCTTTCACATGGGTTTATTATACGCTATGAAACGGTTTTAGTCAATACGCGGGCTTTTACAGCGCCTATTATCGCACGGCGGCATACATTTATTAACCAAAATGACGTCCTCGCCGATTAAAGTGATCTCATTCCATGCGATTGTGATGTCATCTTCACGGCCGAAAAGCCCCAGACAGCGGCATTTTCCCGGTAATATCAGCGCACATACCCGTGCTGTCTCCAGATCAATGTCGATATCGCAGATGCGTCCCAACCGTTCCCCGTTGTTGACATTGACAACGTCCTTATCGCGCAACTCGTAAAAACTGCTGATCATATCCGATCCCTCCCCGCAACCTGTATAGTCATTGTATGCGGGAAAGATACGATTTGTTACAGTAAGCTGCAGTTTCGGATCTGCCGTATTCGTCGGTTAACCCTCGGTCGATTCCGGCCTGTATGTGGAATTTTGTCCTGCCCGGCACAGATCGGCATAATGCCCGCCCTCGGCGATCAACTGGGTATGGGTGCCGCGTTGAATGATCTCACCATACCGCATGACCAATATCATATCACTGGACATGATGGTACTGATGCGGTGGGCGATGACGATGCTCGTTCGCTTGCTTGAGGCCTCGGTCAGTGCGTCCTGCAAGGCCGCCTCGGTAGCGGAGTCGATGTTCGCGGTCGCCTCGTCCAAAACCAGAATGCGCGGTTCAAACGCCACGGCTCTGGCAAAGGCGATCAACTGCCGCTGTCCGGCGGAGAAAGTACAGCCGCGCTCCGATACCGAGCTTTGAATGCCGCACGGCAGCGATTGGATGAAATCATTGGCGTGAACCGTCCGAACCGCCCTGTCGACATCCTCATCAGAAATGCTCTCCTCATTAAGGCGGATGTTATAGCCGATATCGCCGGAGAACAGGAAAACATCCTGCATCACAACCGCAACCAACCGCCGCAGCGATGAGAGATTGATGGTCTCGATGTTCTTGCCGTCGATCAGAATTTCGCCTTTTTGAATCTTATAAAACCGCGCAAGCAATGAGATTACGGTGGTTTTGCCGCTGCCCGTATCGCCGACAATGGCCAGCGTCTGGCCCGGAAACACCTTGAAGGAGACGTCTTTCAGCACCCAATTTTCCTCGTCATAGGCAAACCAGACGTGTTTAAATTCGATCTCTCCCCGAACCTCGGTCACTTTATCGCCCGACTCGATATCTTCAACATCGTCCCTATTGTCCATGATATCGAAAATACGTTCCGCCGAGATCAATGAAGACTGGATATTGGTGAACTGTTCGGCGATGCGGGAGATCGGATTGATAAACTGTTTAATATAAGAAGTAAACGCGTGCAGAACACCGACGAGCAAAACCCCCGCAAACACATCCTTTGCATACAGGATGATCAAAATGCCGATTGAAATATTGCCGATCAGTCCGAGCAGCGGGTTCGACAGCGAGCGCAGCAGCATATCCATCATGCTGAGTTTGTAATATCCTTTGGCGAGCCCGTCATATTGTTCATATTTTTTGCTCTGGCTGCCGAACATCTGTACAATACGCATACCGATGATGTTCTCGGCCAAAAATCCGTTCATTCGTGAGAGTTGGGCTTTGATGCGAATAAAGATTCTGCGTGCAATGAATCGGTAAAGCAGGGCGATGGCGAGTACGAGCGGTAAAATGACCAAACTTGAAAAAGCCAGTTTCACATCCATCAGAAACATCATGACCAAGACATTGACCACCAACAGAAAATCACTCACCAAACTGATGATGACGTTGGAAAACAGGTCGGACAGCGACTCAACGTCGGAGGAAACGCGCGTCAGGATACTGCCCGAAGCATTTTTATCGAAAAAGCGCATTGACATGTTTTGAATCTTATCGAACAGCGAAACACGCATCTTATGCATAATGCGCTGCCCGAGTGATGCTAACGCGATGGACTGGACATAGGAGATCCCAAAGCCGAGCACGATCACAGCAAAATACAGCCCCGCCCATTTTATCAGCGCGTTATAATCGTTCAGACCCGTCATCAGGTTTTGGTCGATGACACGTTCGAGAATAAAGGGCTTTAACGTGACGGTGATGTTGGAGACGACGGCAAGCAGCAATGCGCCCACTGTGAGCCAGGGAGAATATTTAAAATACCTCAACAGCCGTCGGAGCGTATGGCGTCGTTTTTTCTTCTCGTATTCGCTCATGCGGCCTTTCGGAAGGTGTTCACCGACAGTGGGCTTCATCGGATATCACCTCCCCGCTCTCGGGATTTGATCAGTTCGATCAGGTCGTTATAGGCCTTATTTGTGCGTAAAAGCTGTTCGTGGCTGCCGATGCCGGCCACGCTGCCGTCCTTGTTGAACAGCAGAATGTTGTCGGCGGCCATTGCCGCACTGATACGGTGTGTGATGAACACGGTGATCCGCTCGCCGCGCGCATCGGTCAGATTTTTTAAAATTGCCTGTTCGGTGGCTGCATCCACGGCTGAAAGGCAGTCGTCGAGCAACAGCAGCCGCGGGTTGCGAACCAACGCCCGCGCAATCGAGATACGCTGTTTCTGACCGCCCGAAAGCGTCATACCGCGTTCGCCGACGACGGTGTCATAACCGTCCGGCTGCGCCATAATATTTTCATCCACACAGGCCAGTTTGGCCGCCTCCCGCACCTGCTCGTCGGTCACATCCTCGTCAAAGAACGCGATGTTTTCGGCGATCGTGTCAGAGAACAAGAAACTGTCCTGCGGGACAAAAGCGGCGTATTTACGCATCGTCAAAATCGGAATTTGATTGATATCGATGCCGTCAAGGAAGACCTTGCCGTCCTCAAGCGGCCACAGACGTAAAATCAAATTGGCCAGTGTGGTTTTCCCGCTGCCGGTTACGCCCATTACCGCCAAAAGTTGGCCCTGCCTGACACTGAAATTGACGTCTTTAAGCGAAGATTTATCGGTATTGGGATAACTAAAAGTGAGATCGCGAACTTCAAGCTGCCCGGCTTCCAATTCCGTGATGGTCTTGTCTGCTTTCTCGTCGTTGACACTGGGTTTTTCATTGAACAGCTGATCAAGCCGGCCCATCGAGACCCGGCCTCTCTGCCAAACCGTCATAATCCGGCTGATCATATTCATCGGCTCCACGACCAACGCCAGATAACCGTTAAACGCCACATACTGACCCAAATTCATCGTGCCGTCGATGACCATTCTCCCGCCGACCATTAAAAACACCGAGAACACGATGCCGAATACCAACGCGGTCGAAGGACCGATCAACGCCGAAACGCGCACCATCGCCATTTCGCTGGCCCACTTGCGTTTACTCAATCGGGAAAAGGTCTCGGTCTCGCTTTTTTCCTGTGCATAGGCCTTGACCACCCGGATGCCGGTGATATTCTCCTGGGTCTTTGCGTTCAGGTCGGAGACCGCCTCCTGTGCCCTTTTAAAACGTTTGCGGATGGTAAAGCGCAATTTGGTCAATCCGAATGCCAAAATCGGCAGCGGCACCACCGCCGCAAGCGTCAGTGTCCAATCCACCGCATTGACCATGTATGTAACAGATACGACGGTGGTGACAGCAGTGTTGATAATTCCAACAAGTCCGACACCGAACATCATGCGAACGGCGTTGATATCCGAAATGGAGCGCGTGATAATATCACCGGTGTTATATTTGACGTAAAAGTCGCCAGACTGGCTTTGGAGATGTCCGAACAACCCCATACGCAGATTCAATTCGATTTTTCGCGTGGTCCCGATGATCAAAAACCGCCAAATGAACCGTGCGGCAAAAGCCCCGGATGCTGCTGCGATCATCAGAATCGCTGCGGTTTTAACGGCGTTAAAATCGTTATTTCCGTCCGAAAGCGCATTGACGGCATCACCTAAAAGGCCGGGTATCTGGGCACTCAGATAGGACGTACCGCCCGCCAAAACGATGCCGATAAAATAGGATATCCAATTTTTTTGAAATACGCTTTTTATAATTGATTTACTGTTCACTGATCTTACCAATGATTTCTTGCAAATTCCGCAAACGAATACAAATTGTCTATCACAATCTTTTGCCCGTCGTTTAACACAACGCTTCCGGCAAACTTACCGAACATCTGATGGCATTCGTTGTCGATCCAGAGCATTTTTGTCTTTGTTGTGCGGTCATAGGACGGCGTCAGGGTCAAATCCACCCTATCCTCCCGGTCGTGCAGCCGCCAGGGCTGCATATATTTCTCTCCGAGTTCAAAAGCCACGGGGCCGATTTTATGGGCTTCTCCTGCGTAAAACAGGATGTTTTCGGTTGCTGCGGAGGTATTGCCGAACCCGCAGCCGAGATTGAATCCAAAGATCTCGCCGTTGACAATCCCGGTGCCGCTGCTCCAATACCATTCGTTTGAAAACGGCCATACACCCCTGCCCCAGTCGAGCAATCCGAACGCCCGGTCTCCGAATTGATATTCTTTTCCGCTATATGTAAAACCACCCTCGGCGGTCATACAATTGATCTTGTGATTATAATAAAACTCCGTCGGCTTTTCCGAAAAGGGGATATTGATGACGAGTGCGTTGGGATTTTTCCGGGTGAGCTTGACGTCGGCGCGCACATCGTCCCAGACGCAGTGCAGTGTACGCACATCGTTCTTCGTCTCAAAACTCATGACGCGGCTGCCCTTTCCCCAGGATAAAACGGCGTCTTTCTCCGCGTCAGGCGGCATATTCAGGGAACCGAACGGCAGCGGCAGCAGCGTTCCGCATTCAAACAGCTTTTCGCCTTTAGAGAAGTCGAAAGCCATGAGCAACACCTGACCGGCATAGGAGGCGTGGCCGATGGTAAACTGCAGGCAAATTTGATCATCGGTGATCTGGTAAAAATCCCACTCCTTGATTCGCCACGGCGGGGCTTTGATGGCCTTTCGGTCATAACGAAGCACACTCTTCGTGCTGTAACCCGGAACGGGTCTTCCGTCCTTGTCGAGGACGGGACCGATGTCGGTCAAATGTCTTTCCATACCATTCCTCCTTTTTGTAAAGCCATAGTGAAAATTATAAGTTTTTTTGCCTCTGCTGTCAAGCCGGTTTCGGGTTGAAATATGAGGGATTTCGTTATATAATGATTCTTAACTCACACCGCCGCAGCGCATTCGCCGTGACTCGCGAGAACGGAGTATTGTTTTGTCTTGTAAATCCTTTGTAAAACGGTTGTTTGATCCGAAATGTATGGTAAAGCCGGAACTCGTTGAGGGTGAACTTCCGGATACAAAAACCGCCTATTCAACTTTTATAAAACTCGCCCTGCCCGCAGTGGTCGAATTGATGTTGATTTCGTTGATTTCGGTCATCGACACCGCAATGGTCAGTTCTCTGGGTGAGGCAGCTATCACCGCTGTCGGACTCACGACACAGCCCACGTTTGTTTTACTGGCACTGTTTATCGCCCTGAACGTCGGTGTCACCGCCGTCATCGCAAGGCGAAAAGGCGAACAGCGTCAAGAAGATGCCAACACGGTTTTACGGATGGCGCTGCTGCTTGCGTTGGTTTTGGGCGCGGTTATGTCGATGGTCGCAATCTTTTTCGGCCGTTGGTTTATGGAACTGTCCGGTGCCAAGGCGGATACCATTGAAAACAGCACGATTTATTTTCAAATTATCAATTCGGTCTTGATGTTCCGGGCGCTCACTCTGGCAATCACTTCGGCACAGCGCGGTATCGGTAATACAAAAATTTCAATGCGCATCAACCTGACCGCCAACGTAGTCAACGTCATTTTTAACTTTTTGCTCATCAACGGGCATCTGGGCTTTCCGGCACTCGGCGTCAAAGGCGCTGCAATCGCAACTTCAATCGGCAATATGGTCGGATTTGTTCTTGCCGTCATCTCTCTGCTGCCAAAAGACGGCTATCTGCGTCTGAGATGGCATCAGAGCTGGAGAATCAATAAAGACGCCCTTTCCGCCATCGGCAAAGTCAGCGGAAATGCGGTGCTAGAGCAGATGGTGCTGCGATTTGGATTTTTTATGTTTGCACGCGTCGTCGCCGAACTCGGCACAATGGTATTTGCAACCCACCAGATCGGCATGCAGGCACTCAACCTCTCCTTTACGTTTGCAGACGGCCTCGGGGTCGGCGCAACAACGCTGGTCGGCCAATACCTAGGGGCAAAACGGGCGGATATTGCCGCGGTTTACGGACGGGTCGCCCAACGCATCGCCATGGCCGGTTCGCTGCTGATCATGATTCTGTTCGCTTCACTGGGTAAGTTCTGGGTGATGTTGTTTTCCCAAGATCCCGAAGTCATCGCGCTCGGCGCTATCATTATGATTATCGCGGGGGTCTCGGTGCCGCTTCAGACCTCGACGGTGGTCTCGGCGGGCAGTTTACGCGGTGCGGGCGACACCAAATACGTCGCTTACGTCATGCTGTTCTCGGTGGGTATCATCCGTCCGCTGCTCGGTTATGTCTTCGCATTGGCACTCGGTTGGGGCTTAATCGGCGCATGGATGTCGCTGCTGATTGATCTGAGCATCCGCCTGACACTGACCTATCGGCGGTTTTCGAGCGGAAAATGGTCGACGATCAAAGTATAAATCTATTTCACATATAACAGGAGGTTTTATCATGTATTTCAGAATCGGCGTACGCGGTCACGATTACGGCCGCAGCACCCCGCGCGAACTCGCGCAGGCCATCAAGAACGCGGGCTTTTGCAGCACCCAACTGGCGATTTCGAAGGGAATCACCGGCATGGAGCAGGATATCGGACGCCTAACGCCCGGACTCTGTTATGAGATCAATCAGGCTTTTTCAGAGGCAAACGTCGAGCTTGCTGTCATCGGCTGCTACATCGAACCGGTACACCCTGACGAGGACACACGCCGTCTGCATCTGCACCGCTTTAAGGAGCACCTGCTGTATGCCCGTGCGATGGGCGGACTGGTGGTCGGAACCGAGACCACGCTTTACAGAGCCGAGGAGAGCGGCCGTGAAAAGGCTTTCCAGACATTATTGAAAAGCATCGGCGAACTCGTGGAGGAGGCCGAGAAATGCGGTGCGATTGTCGGCGTTGAGCCGGTTGCCGCACATACGTTGAATTCCCCCGAATTGGCGGCACGACTGCTCGAAATCATCGGCAGCAATCATCTGCAGATCATCTTTGATCCGGTCAATCTGATTAACACGCCCGAATTGGTACGCAATCACGACGACCTGCTGGACCGCTGTTTTGACGCATTCGGCGAACGCATTATGGCGCTTCATTGCAAGGATATCACAGTCGACCAAGACGGGAATATGAAAGAGACCCTGCTTGGCAAAGGCATGGTCAACTATGATAAGCTTTCGGGTTACCTGAAAGCCCGCCGCCCCGGTCTTGGGCTGCTGCGCGAAGGCGCGGATCCGGCGACCGCGGATATTGACATCGCCTTTTTGAAATCGAAGTTCGAGACTGTGTAAAAAATCCCTTTGAATAGATAATAACGGAGAAAGGAGGCGGCAAAAAGCCGCCTCCCTTTTCCTTTTGTGTTCTCAGTGTTTGGTTACCGACGTATATTCGGGTTTCATAAACAATGTCAAATCGGAAAACTTAACGCTGACTCGGACAGTGTTCCCGTTCTGGTCGTTGAATAAAACCGTTAAAACGCCAATTTCATCGTCCGCGAAATAGGACATTGCGCCGATACTTTTCATCTTTTTCAATACCCATTGCGATTCGGGTTCACCGCGCTCGCGTACTTCACGTCCGAAAATCTCCAGGACAGCTTCTCGCTTTGCGCCGTCTTTGATAAAGAGATCCCAAAAACCGAGCTGTTTCCCGCTGCTTGTGTCCAAACAGAGATAACGCGTTGAATCATAGCGCGTTCCGCTGCCGTCAATCGCATCGGTTTGAAAGCAAAAACAGATCATGTTTCCGCTGTTGCAGGTATTTTCCACAATGACTTCGCCTGTCGCTCTTTCATTGCTCGACATCGCACGATAGCGAACCTCAAGATATGCTCGTTGTCCTTCCTCTTTCAGAAGCTGGTTGAGTATCTTCATGGTTTCGGTGTCATAAAGTCCGTATATGCGGGGATGACGCCAAACAAACGAAACCGATTCGTCCTCGACTTTATCCTCTCGGACAGTAAACGACACGCCGGTGCTCGCTGATGCGGTGAAACCTGCGCCTTGCAAAAGAATCAAACAGCAAAGGATCATCAGTGCCTTTTTCATGGCAATGCATCGTTTCTGCTGAAATTGTACAAGATGCTTTTGCATCTTCGGATGCTTTCGCATCTTTAGATGTTTCACATCCGGTACGCGTTTATTATGCCCCGAAGCTTTAAAATTTTCA is drawn from Oscillospiraceae bacterium and contains these coding sequences:
- a CDS encoding MATE family efflux transporter; translated protein: MSCKSFVKRLFDPKCMVKPELVEGELPDTKTAYSTFIKLALPAVVELMLISLISVIDTAMVSSLGEAAITAVGLTTQPTFVLLALFIALNVGVTAVIARRKGEQRQEDANTVLRMALLLALVLGAVMSMVAIFFGRWFMELSGAKADTIENSTIYFQIINSVLMFRALTLAITSAQRGIGNTKISMRINLTANVVNVIFNFLLINGHLGFPALGVKGAAIATSIGNMVGFVLAVISLLPKDGYLRLRWHQSWRINKDALSAIGKVSGNAVLEQMVLRFGFFMFARVVAELGTMVFATHQIGMQALNLSFTFADGLGVGATTLVGQYLGAKRADIAAVYGRVAQRIAMAGSLLIMILFASLGKFWVMLFSQDPEVIALGAIIMIIAGVSVPLQTSTVVSAGSLRGAGDTKYVAYVMLFSVGIIRPLLGYVFALALGWGLIGAWMSLLIDLSIRLTLTYRRFSSGKWSTIKV
- a CDS encoding DUF2804 domain-containing protein — protein: MERHLTDIGPVLDKDGRPVPGYSTKSVLRYDRKAIKAPPWRIKEWDFYQITDDQICLQFTIGHASYAGQVLLMAFDFSKGEKLFECGTLLPLPFGSLNMPPDAEKDAVLSWGKGSRVMSFETKNDVRTLHCVWDDVRADVKLTRKNPNALVINIPFSEKPTEFYYNHKINCMTAEGGFTYSGKEYQFGDRAFGLLDWGRGVWPFSNEWYWSSGTGIVNGEIFGFNLGCGFGNTSAATENILFYAGEAHKIGPVAFELGEKYMQPWRLHDREDRVDLTLTPSYDRTTKTKMLWIDNECHQMFGKFAGSVVLNDGQKIVIDNLYSFAEFARNHW
- a CDS encoding ABC transporter ATP-binding protein — its product is MKPTVGEHLPKGRMSEYEKKKRRHTLRRLLRYFKYSPWLTVGALLLAVVSNITVTLKPFILERVIDQNLMTGLNDYNALIKWAGLYFAVIVLGFGISYVQSIALASLGQRIMHKMRVSLFDKIQNMSMRFFDKNASGSILTRVSSDVESLSDLFSNVIISLVSDFLLVVNVLVMMFLMDVKLAFSSLVILPLVLAIALLYRFIARRIFIRIKAQLSRMNGFLAENIIGMRIVQMFGSQSKKYEQYDGLAKGYYKLSMMDMLLRSLSNPLLGLIGNISIGILIILYAKDVFAGVLLVGVLHAFTSYIKQFINPISRIAEQFTNIQSSLISAERIFDIMDNRDDVEDIESGDKVTEVRGEIEFKHVWFAYDEENWVLKDVSFKVFPGQTLAIVGDTGSGKTTVISLLARFYKIQKGEILIDGKNIETINLSSLRRLVAVVMQDVFLFSGDIGYNIRLNEESISDEDVDRAVRTVHANDFIQSLPCGIQSSVSERGCTFSAGQRQLIAFARAVAFEPRILVLDEATANIDSATEAALQDALTEASSKRTSIVIAHRISTIMSSDMILVMRYGEIIQRGTHTQLIAEGGHYADLCRAGQNSTYRPESTEG
- a CDS encoding YlmC/YmxH family sporulation protein, translating into MISSFYELRDKDVVNVNNGERLGRICDIDIDLETARVCALILPGKCRCLGLFGREDDITIAWNEITLIGEDVILVNKCMPPCDNRRCKSPRID
- a CDS encoding ABC transporter ATP-binding protein, with product MVRSVNSKSIIKSVFQKNWISYFIGIVLAGGTSYLSAQIPGLLGDAVNALSDGNNDFNAVKTAAILMIAAASGAFAARFIWRFLIIGTTRKIELNLRMGLFGHLQSQSGDFYVKYNTGDIITRSISDINAVRMMFGVGLVGIINTAVTTVVSVTYMVNAVDWTLTLAAVVPLPILAFGLTKLRFTIRKRFKRAQEAVSDLNAKTQENITGIRVVKAYAQEKSETETFSRLSKRKWASEMAMVRVSALIGPSTALVFGIVFSVFLMVGGRMVIDGTMNLGQYVAFNGYLALVVEPMNMISRIMTVWQRGRVSMGRLDQLFNEKPSVNDEKADKTITELEAGQLEVRDLTFSYPNTDKSSLKDVNFSVRQGQLLAVMGVTGSGKTTLANLILRLWPLEDGKVFLDGIDINQIPILTMRKYAAFVPQDSFLFSDTIAENIAFFDEDVTDEQVREAAKLACVDENIMAQPDGYDTVVGERGMTLSGGQKQRISIARALVRNPRLLLLDDCLSAVDAATEQAILKNLTDARGERITVFITHRISAAMAADNILLFNKDGSVAGIGSHEQLLRTNKAYNDLIELIKSRERGGDIR
- a CDS encoding sugar phosphate isomerase/epimerase, which codes for MYFRIGVRGHDYGRSTPRELAQAIKNAGFCSTQLAISKGITGMEQDIGRLTPGLCYEINQAFSEANVELAVIGCYIEPVHPDEDTRRLHLHRFKEHLLYARAMGGLVVGTETTLYRAEESGREKAFQTLLKSIGELVEEAEKCGAIVGVEPVAAHTLNSPELAARLLEIIGSNHLQIIFDPVNLINTPELVRNHDDLLDRCFDAFGERIMALHCKDITVDQDGNMKETLLGKGMVNYDKLSGYLKARRPGLGLLREGADPATADIDIAFLKSKFETV